From a single Clostridium isatidis genomic region:
- a CDS encoding ECF transporter S component, with translation MLNARGFGNSREHIRKMVVISMLSGISIFLGLTGLGFIPLPLFKLTILHLPVIIGAIIEGPIVGASIGFIFGLFSIYQNITAPTVMSPFFYNPIVSILPRVLIGIIAYYAYNFLKSKFKNLKLSIAIAAICGSLTNTIGVLGSIYLLYFKNYADILISKGSITSSSRGSVALALLSIVTTNGLAEALLSALICTAVVIAIFKMQKRNN, from the coding sequence ATGTTAAATGCAAGGGGATTTGGAAATTCTCGCGAACACATAAGAAAAATGGTAGTTATTTCTATGCTATCAGGTATAAGTATTTTTTTAGGTTTAACTGGTCTTGGTTTCATACCACTTCCACTTTTTAAACTAACAATACTTCATTTACCTGTAATTATTGGAGCTATTATTGAGGGTCCGATAGTTGGAGCTTCAATAGGATTCATTTTTGGTCTGTTTTCTATTTATCAAAATATAACAGCACCAACAGTAATGTCTCCATTTTTTTATAATCCAATAGTTTCTATACTACCAAGAGTTTTAATAGGCATTATAGCTTATTATGCTTATAACTTCTTAAAATCAAAATTTAAAAATTTAAAGCTATCTATAGCAATAGCTGCTATTTGTGGGTCCTTAACAAATACAATAGGCGTACTTGGATCAATATACTTATTATATTTTAAAAATTATGCTGATATTTTAATTTCTAAGGGATCCATTACTTCCAGCTCTAGAGGCAGTGTAGCTTTAGCTTTATTATCAATAGTAACTACCAACGGATTGGCAGAAGCATTATTATCTGCATTAATTTGTACAGCAGTTGTAATTGCGATTTTTAAAATGCAAAAAAGAAATAATTAA
- a CDS encoding alpha/beta-type small acid-soluble spore protein: MASRNSNKKNPGLQNLKNQVSSEFGVSFGEYNGDLTARQCGSVGGEMVKRMIESYTGKNQ; this comes from the coding sequence ATGGCAAGCAGAAACAGCAACAAAAAAAATCCGGGACTTCAAAATTTAAAAAATCAAGTTTCATCTGAATTTGGAGTTTCTTTCGGAGAATACAACGGAGACTTAACTGCTAGACAATGCGGAAGCGTTGGCGGTGAAATGGTTAAGAGAATGATAGAATCTTACACAGGAAAAAATCAATAA
- a CDS encoding ABC transporter ATP-binding protein, with translation MLEIRNFSKSYKNGKKAVDNISITLNKGEIFGFIGHNGAGKTTTIKAIVGILDFEEGEIFIDGVSIKEDLIGAKRKIAYIPDNPDIYDSLTGIQYLNFVADMYEVSSEEREKLIKYYSEKFEILPALGDLVSSYSHGMKQKLVIISALIHKPKLLILDEPFVGLDPKASHLLKEEMKQLCKEGTAIFFSTHVLEVAEKICDKVAIIKGGKIVAEGNMDEVKGDSSLEDIFMELIDNE, from the coding sequence ATGTTAGAGATAAGGAACTTTTCAAAATCATATAAGAATGGAAAAAAAGCTGTGGATAATATTTCAATTACATTAAATAAGGGAGAAATATTTGGATTTATTGGACATAATGGAGCGGGAAAAACCACTACAATAAAAGCAATAGTAGGAATTTTAGATTTTGAAGAAGGAGAAATATTTATAGATGGTGTATCGATTAAGGAAGATTTAATAGGAGCCAAAAGAAAAATTGCATATATACCTGATAATCCAGATATTTATGATTCACTTACTGGAATTCAATATTTAAATTTTGTAGCAGATATGTATGAAGTTTCAAGTGAAGAAAGAGAAAAATTAATAAAGTATTATTCAGAAAAATTTGAAATACTTCCTGCCTTAGGAGATCTAGTTTCATCCTATTCTCATGGAATGAAACAAAAATTAGTAATAATATCAGCATTAATTCATAAACCTAAGCTATTAATATTAGACGAACCTTTTGTTGGTTTAGATCCAAAGGCTTCTCATTTATTGAAGGAAGAAATGAAGCAATTATGTAAAGAGGGGACTGCAATATTCTTTTCAACGCATGTATTAGAAGTAGCAGAGAAAATATGTGATAAGGTAGCCATAATTAAAGGAGGAAAAATAGTAGCAGAAGGAAATATGGATGAGGTAAAGGGAGATAGTTCATTAGAAGATATTTTTATGGAGTTGATAGATAATGAATAA
- a CDS encoding ABC transporter permease, with product MNKLYVLFKTTFINSTGINKLIKEKSIKERARLILIYILIGISMLSLAFSASINSYLMADTLKAMGIFDLQIIMAFILSVIIIFFTSIYKAQGLLFSSKDYDLLMSMPIKTNIILINKMLNLLVMNYLILIFTFLPQSVVYFIKSEVSSLYFVYLTIVFIFIPLIPIVFSSVIAFFIAFISSRLKYKNLIINLGTILFVAFIIIASFNSGDLIQNIISNSKSMTEGIKKLYPPLIFASRALTELNIKDLLIFIGISLMVFSIFVVIFSKSFKSINLKLQETYRKSNYKLGKITSSSKVAALLKKEIRRYFSTPIYVLNTIIGPVLLIIAAIATMIFGKDVIYTIAEVEFSEQLIPLFIIALICGISSTSCTTSSSISLEGKNLWILKSSPIKVKDIFIGKIALNILLILPAALISSIIFFISLKLPITSFIFLIIITTIYSFVIPILGLIVNLYFPKLEWTSETTVVKQSSSVFVQMLLSAVIVVIPIFVFVKGNITNFNLFMILVTIYLLIVLIVLLIILNTVGVKLFKKL from the coding sequence ATGAATAAATTATATGTGTTATTTAAAACAACTTTTATTAATTCTACAGGAATAAATAAACTTATAAAAGAAAAATCAATAAAGGAGAGAGCTAGACTTATTTTAATATATATTTTGATTGGAATTTCGATGTTGTCTTTAGCTTTTTCTGCATCAATTAATTCTTATTTAATGGCTGATACATTAAAGGCTATGGGGATTTTTGATTTACAGATAATAATGGCATTTATTCTTAGTGTTATTATAATATTTTTCACTTCGATTTATAAGGCTCAAGGACTACTTTTTTCTTCTAAAGATTATGATTTACTTATGAGCATGCCTATTAAAACTAATATTATTTTAATAAATAAGATGCTTAATTTATTAGTAATGAATTATTTGATATTAATATTTACATTCTTACCACAATCAGTTGTATATTTTATTAAATCTGAAGTATCAAGCTTATATTTTGTATATTTAACAATAGTATTTATATTTATTCCATTAATACCAATAGTATTTTCTTCAGTGATAGCATTTTTTATTGCCTTTATTTCTTCTAGATTAAAATATAAAAATTTAATAATAAATCTGGGAACAATTTTATTTGTGGCATTTATTATTATAGCTTCTTTTAATAGTGGAGATTTAATTCAAAATATTATTTCAAATAGTAAGTCAATGACAGAGGGAATAAAAAAGTTATATCCGCCATTAATTTTTGCCTCAAGAGCTTTAACAGAGTTGAATATAAAAGATTTATTGATTTTTATTGGGATATCATTGATGGTATTTTCAATATTTGTAGTAATATTCAGCAAAAGTTTTAAATCAATAAATTTAAAATTACAAGAAACTTATAGAAAATCAAATTATAAGTTAGGAAAAATTACTAGTTCATCAAAAGTAGCTGCATTATTAAAAAAGGAGATAAGAAGATATTTTTCCACACCTATTTATGTGCTAAATACAATTATTGGACCAGTATTATTAATCATTGCTGCTATAGCAACAATGATTTTTGGGAAAGATGTAATCTATACTATAGCTGAGGTTGAATTTAGCGAACAATTAATACCTTTATTTATTATTGCGCTTATATGTGGAATTTCATCGACTTCTTGTACAACTAGTTCATCAATTTCTTTAGAAGGAAAAAATTTATGGATATTAAAATCTTCACCAATTAAGGTTAAGGATATTTTTATAGGGAAAATAGCTTTAAATATATTATTAATATTACCAGCAGCTTTAATAAGTAGTATTATTTTCTTTATCTCTTTAAAATTACCAATAACTAGCTTTATATTTTTGATAATAATAACTACAATTTATTCTTTTGTAATACCGATACTTGGACTTATAGTGAATTTATATTTTCCTAAGTTAGAATGGACATCAGAAACTACAGTAGTAAAACAAAGCAGTAGTGTTTTTGTACAAATGCTTTTGTCAGCAGTTATAGTTGTCATACCAATCTTTGTATTTGTAAAAGGAAATATTACTAATTTTAATTTATTTATGATATTAGTGACAATTTACTTGCTAATTGTACTTATAGTATTATTAATAATTCTTAATACAGTTGGAGTAAAGTTATTTAAAAAATTATAA
- the hisZ gene encoding ATP phosphoribosyltransferase regulatory subunit → MRENTIPDGTRDITNEECIIKQRIIKNINKIFDSWGYKEVITPTIEFYETFKYDNSGLKEENMYKFFDNKGRILVLRPDMTVPVARVVATKLKDTKGISRLRYQANVFRVYEELAGMRNEYTDCGIELFSKEKNFSDLETLIIAIETLTSIGVKDFKLEIGDVNFFKSALEQLNISQEDSLSLAELVEKKRLKSLSDFLNNLSIDYDKKKFFMELPLIFGSGKELLDKYEEISFTSKMKASVKYLKSLYGKLEKLGYESCVSFDLGIIPRLNYYTGIIFRGFIQGSGNFVLSGGRYDELMKDFGQDLKAIGFSINIDELIQLMDISKYYKEGYKILFNEAKEIEALNKSIELRKKGYIVEIIPSKKVDDIKILKEKYYYGD, encoded by the coding sequence ATGAGGGAAAATACTATTCCAGATGGAACAAGGGATATAACTAATGAAGAGTGCATCATTAAACAAAGGATAATCAAAAATATAAATAAAATTTTTGATTCTTGGGGATATAAGGAAGTAATTACTCCAACAATAGAATTTTATGAAACTTTTAAATATGATAATTCAGGTTTAAAAGAAGAAAACATGTATAAGTTCTTCGATAATAAGGGGAGAATTTTAGTCTTAAGGCCTGATATGACAGTGCCTGTTGCTAGAGTAGTTGCTACTAAATTAAAAGATACTAAGGGTATTAGCAGGTTAAGATACCAAGCAAATGTTTTTAGAGTCTATGAAGAACTAGCCGGAATGAGAAATGAATACACAGACTGTGGAATAGAACTTTTTAGTAAGGAGAAAAATTTCTCTGATTTGGAAACTTTAATTATTGCAATTGAAACCTTAACTTCTATTGGAGTAAAGGATTTTAAATTAGAAATAGGTGATGTTAATTTCTTTAAATCTGCCCTTGAGCAATTAAATATTTCTCAGGAGGATTCTTTAAGCTTAGCTGAATTAGTGGAAAAGAAGCGTTTAAAATCCTTAAGTGATTTTTTAAATAACCTTTCAATTGATTATGATAAAAAGAAATTTTTTATGGAACTTCCTCTAATATTTGGTTCTGGAAAGGAGCTTTTAGACAAGTATGAGGAAATTTCTTTTACTTCTAAAATGAAGGCTAGTGTTAAATATTTAAAAAGCCTTTATGGTAAATTAGAAAAACTAGGATATGAAAGTTGTGTAAGCTTTGATTTGGGAATAATTCCAAGATTAAATTATTATACAGGAATTATCTTTAGGGGCTTTATTCAAGGGTCTGGTAATTTTGTTTTAAGTGGAGGCCGATATGATGAGTTAATGAAGGATTTTGGACAAGATCTTAAAGCAATAGGATTTTCCATTAATATTGATGAATTAATCCAGCTAATGGACATCAGCAAGTATTATAAAGAGGGCTATAAGATATTATTCAATGAAGCTAAAGAAATAGAAGCTCTTAATAAAAGCATTGAATTAAGAAAGAAAGGATATATTGTGGAAATTATTCCTTCTAAGAAAGTAGATGATATAAAGATTTTGAAGGAGAAGTATTATTATGGGGATTAG
- a CDS encoding alpha/beta-type small acid-soluble spore protein, with the protein MAAKNKKNPTLQNLKNEVASEFGVQFGEYSGDLTARQCGSVGGEMVKRMIETYEGRNK; encoded by the coding sequence ATGGCAGCAAAAAACAAAAAGAATCCAACTCTACAAAATTTAAAAAATGAAGTTGCTTCTGAATTTGGAGTACAATTCGGAGAATATAGTGGAGACTTAACTGCTAGACAATGCGGAAGCGTTGGTGGCGAAATGGTTAAGAGAATGATAGAAACCTACGAAGGAAGAAACAAATAA
- a CDS encoding DUF1648 domain-containing protein: MDTIIFSILMVFLSIVLFLQGLFVNRLSNNGIIFGVRVPAEFRKDEDIQKLENEYKKIYLLSIFPTIVIVNFLVYLYPKVYIFLLLTFLLIFLTNLPVLIFWKRMIDLKKEKKWDKLGKNIVVVDTSIRKPKNKKDIKGIKNKTFLILLIVPIITLIITFISYDRIPDVFPTHYNGKGIPDSFAIKNSFSGFIYLILLPIIQALMILFFMVINKFAINGKTDINSGSIREIREQRKVFKKYNSIFLFLLALEMIILFSFIQFCMIYGWSINIINGISLTIIFASIIIFTIVTYKIGQGGKNIKVSNAEKEIYRDDDKYWILGSFYYNKKDPSLFIEKRIGIGWDVNIGNPIGMTIMIVPFVLIFIMIIVLGILGV; this comes from the coding sequence ATGGATACAATAATTTTTTCTATATTAATGGTCTTTCTAAGTATAGTACTATTTTTACAAGGCTTATTTGTAAATCGCTTATCTAATAATGGAATTATATTTGGGGTAAGAGTTCCTGCTGAATTTAGAAAGGATGAAGATATACAAAAACTAGAGAATGAATATAAAAAAATATACTTGCTATCAATTTTTCCAACTATAGTGATAGTAAATTTTTTAGTATATTTATATCCAAAGGTATATATTTTTCTATTATTAACCTTTCTATTAATATTTTTAACTAATTTACCGGTGCTTATCTTTTGGAAAAGAATGATTGATTTAAAGAAAGAAAAGAAGTGGGATAAATTAGGGAAAAATATTGTAGTGGTAGATACCTCCATAAGAAAGCCAAAGAATAAAAAAGATATAAAGGGTATAAAAAATAAGACTTTTTTAATTTTATTAATTGTTCCTATAATAACTTTAATTATAACTTTTATTTCCTATGATAGGATCCCAGATGTTTTCCCTACTCACTATAATGGCAAAGGAATTCCAGATAGCTTTGCAATAAAAAACAGTTTTTCAGGTTTTATATATTTGATACTTCTTCCAATAATTCAGGCCTTAATGATATTATTTTTTATGGTAATAAATAAATTTGCTATTAATGGTAAAACGGACATTAATAGTGGCAGTATAAGAGAGATAAGAGAGCAAAGAAAGGTGTTTAAAAAATATAATTCTATATTTTTATTCCTTCTTGCCTTGGAAATGATTATTTTATTTTCATTTATACAGTTCTGCATGATATATGGCTGGAGTATAAATATTATCAATGGAATATCCCTAACTATTATATTTGCGAGCATAATAATTTTCACTATAGTAACCTATAAAATAGGACAAGGTGGAAAAAATATAAAAGTTAGTAATGCTGAAAAAGAAATATATAGGGATGATGATAAGTACTGGATTTTGGGAAGTTTTTATTATAATAAGAAGGATCCAAGCTTATTTATAGAAAAAAGGATTGGTATTGGTTGGGATGTTAATATAGGGAATCCTATAGGAATGACAATAATGATTGTTCCCTTTGTTCTTATATTTATTATGATAATAGTTCTGGGGATCTTAGGAGTTTAA
- a CDS encoding alpha/beta-type small acid-soluble spore protein, whose product MARGNKKGLANLKNEVASELGVNFKEYNGDLTARQCGSVGGEMVKKMIENYKGTIE is encoded by the coding sequence ATGGCAAGAGGTAATAAAAAAGGATTAGCTAATTTAAAAAATGAAGTTGCATCTGAATTAGGTGTTAACTTCAAAGAATATAACGGAGACCTAACTGCTAGACAATGCGGAAGCGTTGGTGGCGAAATGGTTAAGAAAATGATTGAAAACTACAAAGGAACAATTGAGTAG
- a CDS encoding GntR family transcriptional regulator, giving the protein MILKIDFDSEIPIYMQIKNQVIEGIARGEIKFGEELPSVRALAEDIGVNMHTVNKSYTMLKDEGYIKIDRRKGAIVSLNLDISAEKFNKEFNENLYFYMAQCFNRKINIEEVKKKMDNIYMEFVNKENK; this is encoded by the coding sequence TTGATTTTAAAAATAGATTTTGATTCGGAAATTCCAATATATATGCAAATTAAAAATCAGGTAATTGAGGGAATTGCGAGGGGAGAAATTAAATTTGGAGAAGAATTACCTTCTGTTAGAGCATTGGCAGAAGATATTGGAGTTAATATGCATACCGTAAATAAATCATATACTATGCTTAAAGATGAAGGCTATATAAAAATTGATAGAAGAAAGGGAGCAATAGTTTCATTAAATTTAGATATATCTGCAGAAAAGTTTAATAAAGAATTTAATGAAAACTTATATTTTTATATGGCTCAATGTTTTAATAGAAAAATAAATATTGAGGAAGTAAAAAAGAAAATGGATAATATATATATGGAGTTTGTTAATAAGGAGAATAAGTAA